Genomic DNA from Cloacibacillus sp.:
ACCGGCGGCCCTCCTGCTTGATTTTTTATTCAGCGTTTATTCTTTCCTGTCATTAAAGTTCATCAATTATTTTATTTTCCGGGAGCGTTTGTGCGTAACGTGCGAGCGCGGCGTAGAGACGTTTGGGGTCTATCGGCTTTGCCAGGTGGTCGTTCATGCCGGCGCTCAGGCTCTTTTGCACGTCCTCGGCAAAGGCGTTTGCCGTCATTGCGAGTATCGGGATCGTGCGCGCCTGCGGATGAGCGCTTGCCCTGATGCTTTGGGTCGCCTCATATCCGTTCATGACCGGCATCTGGACGTCCATAAGTATCACGTCGAAAGCGCCTGTTGGACTTTCGCTGAAAAGTTCGCAGCCTCTTTGTCCGTTTTCGGCGACGGTCACTATGACGCCGGCCCTCTCGAGGATGCGCTCGGCCACCTTCTGGTTGACAGGATGGTCCTCACAAAGGAGCACGCGAAGGCCAAACAGAGCGCTTTCCGCCACCTCCGGCTCCACGGACGGCGGCTGCTCGTTATGGTCGGCTTCGGCAAGGCGGAGCGGCAGTTCTATGACAAAGGTTGTGCCTGCGCCTGCCTCGCTCTGGAACGATATCGTCCCGCCCATGCAGTCTACGATGCTTTTTGCGATGGAGAGGCCCAGGCCGGTGCCCTCCGTGCGCGATGTCATGGAACTTTCCACGCGGTAGAACGGTTCAAAGATATGCGGCTGCTCCTCCTGCGGGATGCCGATGCCGGTGTCCGCTATCTCAAAACGGTAGAGCGCGAAGTTCTGGTTCTGCATCGGCAGCTCGGTGAGGCTGCACTTGATGGAGCCGCCTTCTGGGGTAAACTTGACGGCGTTTGAGAGTATGTTGTCAAGCGCCCGATGGATGCGCGCGACGTCGCCGCAGCAAAGGTTGTGGCGGATGTTGGAGCAGATTTTGAGCTGCTGGTTTTTACGGCTGGAGAGCCCGCGGATGGCGTCTACCGCTATGTGGCACTGTTTTGCGATGGAAAAGGTCTCGTCGGCCAGCACCATTTTACCGCTTTCAATGCGGCTCATGTCTAGAATATCGTTGATGATGGAAAGCAACACCGACGATGAGCTTTTTATTATCTGCAAGCTCTCGTGTACCTGCTTTGCGTTGCTTTCGTCGGAGACGGCAAGCTCCGTCATGCCGATGATGGCGTTCATCGGCGTGCGTATGTCGTGGCTCATGGCCGACAGGAAATCTGACTTTGAGTGATTCGCCTTTTCAGCTATGGAAAGAGATTCCAGCAGCGCGGCCTTTTGGCTCTCCTGCTGCGATATCATCTCCGTCACGTCTGTGCGGCTGATGACGGCTATGCCGGCCGCTCTGTCCTGCGCCACGATACGCAGGCGTTTCGTGCGCATGCGCCCATCCTGCTCCCTCATGTGGAAGGTAAATTCGTAAAAGTCCTTCCAGCGCAGCTCTTCTTCCACGTTTCTTATGTCGAGCCTGCGGAGGTAATCCTCACGCTCGCCGGGCACGACGCTAAGTTTCGCCGTCTCTTCGCTGACGTCGCTGAATGTTGAGGGCGTGCCGTACAGATAGCGCGTAGGCTCCGCGGCGTAGCTGCCGCTTTTATAGAGCGTGATTGCGCCGCTTCGCAGATTCAGATGGCCGACGTAATCATAGTCGCACTCTATGACAGATTCCAGCACCTGTTCCTGCATCTTGGTATCGGTGATGTCGGTGACGGTGAGAAAGCCTATCAGTTCTTTTGAGAGAGGCTCTTCCGCAGCGTCGATGCAAACAGAGACCCAGCGCAGGTTCGAGCCTGAGGCCGCGACGTTTATCTCACAGACTGCCGTGCGCTGCGTGATGCCAAGACCGAAGTTGGCGGTTACGCTGTCCCTTAGGGCTATCCCGTAAAAGGCGCGCCGCTGTTCTGCGTCTGGAATGAGGGCGCCGATGCCCTGGAAAAATTTTTCGCGGTCGCTGCCGAAACGTTTCAGCAAAGCCGCCCCTGTTTTATCACAAATTTCGATAATTTTATTCTGGGTTATGTTGCAGTGTCCAGCAAGCAGCACGTTGTCTCCGAGGGATCTGTATCTGTATTTTATCGCGTTTTCATATTTTTGTTTCGCTTCGACCTGCTCGGAAACGTCTACGGCGCTGCCAAGCGCGTAAGTTGGCTGTCCATCCCTGTCGGGGATGACGGTATAGGTGCACCGCTTCCACTCATAGCAGTGCTTTGGTTCGCACCAGAGCCTGATGACGGCCGATATCTGCTTCTCTCCGTCGTAGAGCCTTTTATAAAAATCGCGCAGTTTGTCCGCGTGGTCAGGGTGACATATACCGCTCTCTATGAGACTTTCGGGGACATTTTCTATCTCGTCTCGTTCTATGCCGCAGTTGGCTTTGGAGTTGTAATTTTGTATCATTACGCGGCGCGAGATGTCGTAGAGCCACGTAACGATGCCGTTTTGGGCAAGCACCGTTGTAAAGCGGCTTTCGAGCTCTTTGTATTCGGCTATCTCCTCAGCCGTGCAGACGGCGCGCGTCACCGCTCCGTTTTCAACGGCGGTCGCCGTGAATCTCACGCGCATCCAGCTGTAGCCATGCTGAAGGGTCCTGACGCGGACGTCCGTCTCCGTGTAGCCTTCGCCGGAAAGCAGCCGCTTCACGCACTCCTGGTATTTTGGGACGTCCTCTTCCGCGACGAACTCCTCGTCGAAGTAGCTGGCTGGATAATGCTCCAAAATAGCTGGAACGCCGAAGGCCTTCTGGACGGCGGCGTTTACGTATACGCGCCCTGTCTCGAATTCAAACTCCCAGTAGTACATTTTTGCGTGTTCCATTGCGATGGCGAGATTGTTCTCCGAGGCGATGCGTTTTTCTTCGTTCGTTTTCTGACGCGTTATATCGACAAAGATGCAGTAGAAAAATTTCTCTCCCGCGTCGTTTACAAGAAGCTGCGCTTTGACGGATATCCATTTGACGACGCCGCCCTTGCAGATAAGGCGGTGCTCGTTTTCCAGCAGCTTCTTTCCGCTCTCAAGCTGCGATACGACAGAGCCTCCCATTACTGCAAGGTCGTCGGGATGGGTGACGGGCGCCATTTGATTGCCCATCGCGGAAAATTCCTCGCGCGTGTAGCCCAGGAATTTATAGAGGCCGTCGTTTGCCGAGATAACGGACCAGCCCTCGTCGAAGCGGCATTGGAAGACCGCGCCCGGTATATTGTTGTAGATGCGCCGAATTTCCGTGTTCGCCTTTTTTTCTTCGGAGATGTCCGACAGATAAACGACGTAGGCCGGAAGGCCTTCCCACTCTATGGAGCGCGATACGACGGAAAAATATTTTCCAAGATGGGCAAAATATATTTCGCGGGGGACGCCCTCGTCCGGCGAGAAAACGGCGCACTCTTCACACGGTTTATCGCAGAGGCGCAGCGCCTCGTGGCATTTGTCTCCCACGCGCAGGCTGTAGCCTCTTTCTTCTAGCGACTGCTCCATCTGATGATTCATGTAGAGTATTTCGTAGTTCAACTTGTTGACGACGTATATGCCGTTGATCGCGTCGTTCGCTATCTCGCGGTAGAGGCGCGACTCGTCGGACATTCCCATGAATACGGCATACCACACGGGATGTCCGTTCTGGCGCCCTATCGTCTTCGCGTTCAGATGGATGCCGGCCACATGGCCGTCTTTTCTTGTTATCCGGTAGGAATAGCGCAGCACGCCGTCTGTTGTCATCGCTTTGACGAGGGATTTTGTAAAGTTTGCCACGTCGTCCTTATATATTATGTCAAAGGCGTTATATTTGAGGGCCGCTTCGTAATCCTCGTCGTTGTAGCCGGTCATCTCAAGCAGCCCTTTTGAGCAGCGCAGCGTCTTTATTTTCCCATCCACGTACTGAAAGGTGGCGACGCCGCCAGAGATGGAATCAATGAGGTGTTCGTTGAGCATTTCGTCTTCTTTTAGTTTTGAGATGTTGTGAAAGACGCACTGAATGAGCGGGCAGCCGTCCTCTTCGCCTATTTTCACACCCTGGAGATGCACCCAGACGGTGTGTCCGTCGCGGTGGATCTTTCGGAACTCAAAGTCCGCTACGGTGCCGTGCGAGCAGACGTAAAGCATCTCGCGGACGACCATCTCCCTGTCGTCCGGGTGGGTCATATCAGCGGCGTCGCCCTTTACCAGCTCGCGGTACTCTTCTACTGTGTAGCCGGAAAGCCCGGGCACTCCGTCTGAAAAATATACAGTCTCAAACTTGTCGGAGACTTTATAAATGGCGACGCCTCCGGGAATGGCGTTGATTATGTTCTGCATCTGGAGCGCGGTCTTTTGCAGCTGCAGCTCCGCCTCTTTCTGTTTTGTGATGTCGAAGATGACTGAGACTATAGCCTCTTTGCCGTCAGCGGCGGTCACTTTGCGCCCATGGTCCTGCACCCACAGGTAGGATCCGTCTTTTCTGAGCATACGGTATTCTACGGAGTAGCCGCCGCTCTCCGCTATGGCGCGCATTATATCTTCTTCAAGCTGCCTCCCGTCTTCTGGGTGCATACTGTTTATGATAAGTCCGCCGATATCTTCGATGAACTCTGCCTCGGAGGAATAGCCCAGATACGAAAGCATACGCTCGCTCGCAAAATAGTAGGGGAAGCCCGGCTCCATATAGCCGCCGATGGTGGCGCCGTTTATGGTTTTGTTGAGCAGGCTGTCGCGCAGCGCCTCTTCTTTTTCGGCGGAAAAGGAGGCAGGGTAATACTGGTCTTCATTTTGGAGC
This window encodes:
- a CDS encoding PAS domain-containing protein; translation: MERENALSLLKKFCELYFIRRDVDAACQLLSKNIMWFGTGAGEDVHNIEEARCSMQNEMAENPSPYKIKYICEECRPIGPDASTAFVKLKMSSPDITLDCRLSVTASREDGAWKVDTIHMSVPTALQNEDQYYPASFSAEKEEALRDSLLNKTINGATIGGYMEPGFPYYFASERMLSYLGYSSEAEFIEDIGGLIINSMHPEDGRQLEEDIMRAIAESGGYSVEYRMLRKDGSYLWVQDHGRKVTAADGKEAIVSVIFDITKQKEAELQLQKTALQMQNIINAIPGGVAIYKVSDKFETVYFSDGVPGLSGYTVEEYRELVKGDAADMTHPDDREMVVREMLYVCSHGTVADFEFRKIHRDGHTVWVHLQGVKIGEEDGCPLIQCVFHNISKLKEDEMLNEHLIDSISGGVATFQYVDGKIKTLRCSKGLLEMTGYNDEDYEAALKYNAFDIIYKDDVANFTKSLVKAMTTDGVLRYSYRITRKDGHVAGIHLNAKTIGRQNGHPVWYAVFMGMSDESRLYREIANDAINGIYVVNKLNYEILYMNHQMEQSLEERGYSLRVGDKCHEALRLCDKPCEECAVFSPDEGVPREIYFAHLGKYFSVVSRSIEWEGLPAYVVYLSDISEEKKANTEIRRIYNNIPGAVFQCRFDEGWSVISANDGLYKFLGYTREEFSAMGNQMAPVTHPDDLAVMGGSVVSQLESGKKLLENEHRLICKGGVVKWISVKAQLLVNDAGEKFFYCIFVDITRQKTNEEKRIASENNLAIAMEHAKMYYWEFEFETGRVYVNAAVQKAFGVPAILEHYPASYFDEEFVAEEDVPKYQECVKRLLSGEGYTETDVRVRTLQHGYSWMRVRFTATAVENGAVTRAVCTAEEIAEYKELESRFTTVLAQNGIVTWLYDISRRVMIQNYNSKANCGIERDEIENVPESLIESGICHPDHADKLRDFYKRLYDGEKQISAVIRLWCEPKHCYEWKRCTYTVIPDRDGQPTYALGSAVDVSEQVEAKQKYENAIKYRYRSLGDNVLLAGHCNITQNKIIEICDKTGAALLKRFGSDREKFFQGIGALIPDAEQRRAFYGIALRDSVTANFGLGITQRTAVCEINVAASGSNLRWVSVCIDAAEEPLSKELIGFLTVTDITDTKMQEQVLESVIECDYDYVGHLNLRSGAITLYKSGSYAAEPTRYLYGTPSTFSDVSEETAKLSVVPGEREDYLRRLDIRNVEEELRWKDFYEFTFHMREQDGRMRTKRLRIVAQDRAAGIAVISRTDVTEMISQQESQKAALLESLSIAEKANHSKSDFLSAMSHDIRTPMNAIIGMTELAVSDESNAKQVHESLQIIKSSSSVLLSIINDILDMSRIESGKMVLADETFSIAKQCHIAVDAIRGLSSRKNQQLKICSNIRHNLCCGDVARIHRALDNILSNAVKFTPEGGSIKCSLTELPMQNQNFALYRFEIADTGIGIPQEEQPHIFEPFYRVESSMTSRTEGTGLGLSIAKSIVDCMGGTISFQSEAGAGTTFVIELPLRLAEADHNEQPPSVEPEVAESALFGLRVLLCEDHPVNQKVAERILERAGVIVTVAENGQRGCELFSESPTGAFDVILMDVQMPVMNGYEATQSIRASAHPQARTIPILAMTANAFAEDVQKSLSAGMNDHLAKPIDPKRLYAALARYAQTLPENKIIDEL